From the Streptococcus hyointestinalis genome, the window TAGAAGCCTATGCCAAGGAACATCCAGATGCTTTCTTAAGGGAAATTGCAGAGCATTTTGACTGTAGTATTCCCTCAGTTTGGGCTGCCTTAAAAAAACTGAACATCACTTTAAAAAAAGACCACAACCTATAAAGAACAAGATAGCGAAAAGGTGAGACGCTATCTTGATGTTTTAGCCTGCTTTCCAAACACCCCTATTGTTTATATTGATGAGACTGGCATTGATACTTATCTTTATCGTCACAAAGCTAGAGCACCTCGAGGGGAGAAAGTATACGACAAGGTAAGTGGACGCAGATTCGAAAGAATTTCGGTAGTAGCTGGTCAAATTGGTTCTAAAATTATAGCCCCCTTGCTTTATCATGGAACGATGACAGCGGAATTATTTATCAAGTGGTATCAGGAGCAGCTATTGCCATCCTTGATAGAACCCCATGTCATCATTATGGATAATGCAGCTTTTCACCCCAAGAAACAACTAGATGAGCTTGCAGTGGCTAAGGGACACTATTTTCTTCCGCTTCCACCTTATTCCCCTGAACTCAATCCCATCGAACAGTTTTGGGCTACTCTAAAAAGAAAGGTGACTGAATTGTTAAGAACAGGTCGTTCTGTTCAGTCTGCTTTGGAATACTATTTTAAAACTAAATAACTATAAACAAGCAGAAACTATCAATAGGGCTGTTAAGAGCCTACTATCGCAGTACCCTATTCGCTCCATCACATCGGACAATGGCTCAGAGTTCAGTAGCTTGTCAGACTTAAAAGGTGTGGAAGTCTATTTTGCCCATCCTTATGCTTCTCATGAAAGAGGAACAAATGAAAATTTCAATGGTCTCTTGAGAGAGTTTCTCCCAAAAGGTGTCTCTCTTAACTCACTAACGACAGAAGAACTCAATCACTACGTCTCTGCTATCAATGACAGACCTAGACGACTTCACAAGTATAAAACCGCAAATATTTTGTTTGGGCTAGCCCAAACAGCTTAACCTCTGGAGCTCTAGTTATCAATGAACTTGTTGCACTTGACTTGACAAGTGGGGTTTTTATTTTTACCAAAATTCTCAAAGTAAGTTCTAGTCTGTCTTAAAAACTGGAAATTAGACTGAGACAAAAAAATAAGGTAGAACTTACTATGGGACAAGTTGGTAACTAATAATGAAAAACAAACACTTAACTCTCTCTGATCGCAATGATATTCAAATAGGAATTGAACAGCTAAAGACCTTTTCGGCTATAGCAGCTAAGTTAGGAAAAGACCCGTCCACAATCTCAAAAGAAGTTCGGAGAAATAAGGTGATAAAAGAGAACTCTAGTACTTCCAATTGTGAGGCCTGTCCTCTTCTCAAAAAGGCTCCCTACGTTTGTAATGCCTGTCCAAAAAAGAGAAGCAACTGCGGATACCAGAAACAGTTCTACTACGCCAAAAGAGCTCAGCTTGACTATGAAGCTAAGCTCTCGGAGTCGAGAACAGGCGTTGCCCTAAACAAGGAAGAATTCTATAAAATGGACGCTATTGTCTCTTCTGCCATCCAAAAGGGACAACACCTCAACCACATCATCGCCTCCAACGAACTTTCGGCATCAAGAGCTTCTATCTACCGATACCTTGAAAAAGGCTATCTGTCCACAAAGCCCATTGATTTCCCCCGTGTCGTAAAATTCAGAAAGCGGAGAACCAGAAAACTCCAACCCATTCCTAAAGCGGCTAAAGAAGGGTGGTCCTACGCGGACTTCCAACGCTTTCTCACAGAGAAAGGAATCAGCTATTGGCTGGAAATGGACACCGTTACTGGACGGATCGGCGGAAAGGTACTTCTCACCTTCAACCTCTCTTTCTGTAACTTTATCTTCGCTCGATTACTTGATAATAAAACAGCCAATGAGGTCGCTAAACACCTCTACGCTATTAAGAATGCCCTGCATCAGAAGGATATGAGCTTCTGCGAACTATTCCCTGTCATTCTGACCGATAATGGCGGTGAATTCGCTAGAGTAGACGATATCGAAATGGATGTTCGTGGAGAATCTAAACTCTTCTTCTGTGACCCAAATCGTTCTGACCAGAAGGGGAGAATTGAGAAAAATCACACGCTTATCAGAGATATTCTCCCTAAAGGAACTAGCTTCGATAACTTGACACAGGATGACATCAACCTAGTTTGTTCACATGTCAACAGCGTCAAACGAGCTTCTTTCAACGGAAAATCAGCCTATGAACTCTTTACCTTTACCTACGGTGAGGAAGTGGCAACACTTCTCGGTATCTCTAAAATTGACCCTGAAAACGTCATCCAATCACCTCGATTATTAGATAAATAATCGCTAGTTTTTATCAGAAAATAATTTCAAAATAGAAAGGAACTTGTCCCGTCCTAAATTCCAGATGACTAGAACTTACTTTGAGACGTCTCAGAGCCAGTAACTTTAGTGTACCCTTTTTTCAATATTTTCAAGCCTAAAACTCACTATTATCAGCATTTTTAGTCAAAAACAGAACTTAGTCTGAGACTAAATTCTGTTGATTTTATGCAGTTTTCTCAGAGTAACTTCTGGAAGGACGGGAACTAGAACTTACTTTGAGAATTTACCAATATCTCTATTATATTATCCTCATATTGGTGGCGCCTAAAATGAGTCCAACAAAAAAGTACTACCTTAAAGGCTCTATAATATCTGTAGTGGGTAACGCCACCTCAGAGGGTATAGGGCTTTTTGAGTGTAGAAAAAACATACTAAGATTAGTAGTGAGGAAATCTCCGACGGGAGAGAGTACTCACTACTTTTTCTTTATGTTAAAGTAGAGGTGTCTTGTTAAGTCGAGAACTCTTTTGACGCTAGACGTCGCATCAAAAACTGGCAAGACACCTGTTTTAGGAAGAATGTTATCAAAGTATGTGGGACGCCAGACGTCAAGTATTGAAAATGACATCACTAAAACAAGGAATTTCAAGACAAAGAGGTAATATCATGCGTTCAGTTTTCGGGATTGATGTGAGTAAGGCAAGTTCAGAAGTGGCTATTCTAGTCAATGGCGAGAAGGTTCATAGCTACACCATGGCCAATGATGCCATTGGCTTTTCTCGGCTACTTGGTGATTTGAAAACCGTCCACAAGCCAGAAATCATCTTTGAAGCAACAGGCGTCTATTCTCGTCGTCTTCAAGCTTTTCTGGATGAACATAGCTACGCTTATACACGGCTTAATCCCTTGGAAGCTAAGAAGCAACTGGATAGCTTGCGTGTGCGGAAAACAGATCAAATTGACGCTGAAAAACTGGCTCAATCTCAGTTTGTACTGAATCGTAAACCCACTTATGTCCAAGAAGAAGTCTATCAAGAACTGCGAGATTTAAGTCGCTTCTATCAGAACTTAACTGAGGACATCGTTCGAGCTAAAAACCGTCTGCACAAGGTCTTGCAAGTCACGTTTCCAGAGATAGAGACTGTCTTATCAAAGCCAACTGGGGAACAATACTGGAACTTAGTTACTGCGTTTCCTTGTAAGGACTTCGTGCTTGAGTTAAGCAAGGATGAACTTTTAGAGAGCATCCGTCAATCCACTTCAAAACGGATTTCGGACAAGCGTGTGGCGTACTTAGCCAAAAAGCTTACAGCACTAGCTAATCAATCTTATTGTGCCGTCAAGAAAACCTCTCCAATATTGGAAGAGGTGCGTTACTATGCAAAAGAATTGCTTAGACTTTCTGAACGTAGACAAGCTGTCCTAGACCAAATGGTGGAACTAGCTCAGCCATTACCTGAATATGACATTCTGCTCTCTATTCCTGGAATAGCTGAGACTACTGCAACAAGTATTATTGGTGAACTGGGAGATATTCGCCGTTTTCAGTCTACCAATCAAATCAATGCCTTTATCGGTATTGATCTGAGACACTATGAATCTGGCAACTTCCTCGCTAAGGAACACATTACCAAGCGTGGCAATCCCTACGCTAGAAAGATTTTGTTCAAGTGTATCCACAATGTCGCTTCAGCTAGTCACACCAATCCTTGCCATATCGCAGACTTTTATGAGAAACGAAAAAGACAATCGCAAACGACTTCTACAAAGCCACACACGATTGCCTCCATACATCGTCTCATTCGGACAATGTATTACCTCATAACGCATAACAAACTTTACGATTATCGTTCTACCCAAAATCAGTAAGATTGTTTATGCTATATTATTGTAACACCTTATCAAAAAATTTCAACATAAGGTGTTGCTTTTGTATACACTTTTTTACACTAAACTTTAGTCCAAAATAAAATAATTTCCTTATTTTCCCCACTTGTCAAGTCAAGTGCAACAAGTTCATTGATAACTAGAGCTCCAGAGGTTAAGCTGTTTGGGCTAGCCCAAACAAAATATTTGCGGTTTTATACTTGTGAAGTCGTCTAGGTCTGTCATTGATAGCAGAGACGTAGTGATTGAGTTCTTCTGTCGTTAGTGAGTTAAGAGAGACACCTTTTGGGAGAAACTCTCTCAAGAGACCATTGAAATTTTCATTTGTTCCTCTTTCATGAGAAGCATAAGGATGGGCAAAATAGACTTCCACACCTTTTAAGTCTGACAAGCTACTGAACTCTGAGCCATTGTCCGATGTGATAGAGCGAATAGGGTACTGTGATAGTAAGCTCTTAACAGCCCTATTGATGGTTTTTGCTTGTTTATTAGCCAGTTTTACAGCGATGGCAAATCGTGTTTGACGCTCTACTAGGGTCATGACAACAGCTTCACCTTTGGTTTTCTTGCCAAGAACCAAATCAATCTCCCAATGTCCAAATTCAGAGCGATTAGTAATAGTTTCTGGACGTTCTTCAATGGATTTTCCTAAGATTTTCTTCGTGGCCTTAGGCCTTACTTTAGACCGTTTTCGGATGCACACCATCTTAGGTAAATCAATCGGTTTAACCCTCAACAGTCCGTCTTTGATGTAACGATACACTGTCTTGGTGGAAGGGATAACTTCCAGTGGATGTTTTTCTCGGTAAGTTTGAACAAAGCTATCGACACTGTGACAGCGAGGTTTCGTTTTCAGGGCTTTCTCAAGTTCCTTGAAGAAGGTCTGGGAGCAGTATGATAGTTTATGATAGGCACTTTTTCGACGATTGATTTCATAAACACGTTGACCACTATCTGGAAAGTAAACCGTTGAGTAGATTCGTTTCCCGTTCTTATCTTGAACCTGAGAAACACTTCCTCGTTTGATTTCACGACTGATGGTTGAGCGATGACGCCCAAGCAGACGAGCAATCTCAGAGGTTTTTTTGCCCATCTTGAGATAGGCGCTGATTTCTCCGCGTTCAGAGGCTGAAAGGTGTGAGTATAACGATTTTTTGGTAGAATGATTAGTGGACATGTTCATCTGCTTTCTATACTGAGTTGGGGAATTCTAGTATATCAGACGAGCATGTCTTTTTTGTTGCACTTCATTTTACAACACGGGATTTCCTTATTTGGATTACTGAACTCAAAATAGTATTCATCAAATGCCTTGAAAGGCTTGACAAATAGTAGAAATAAGTCACGCAAAGTCCGATAACAAAGGCAATCATAGGTCCTCTTAGATACCACTTCCCCTCTAAAGCTATGTGACCTAACGCAACAGCAAGACCTAGCCCCATGCGATTAAGCATCAAAAAGAAAAGATTGCCCAGTGTGAACGGTACTTGTAAAAAGAAGATAGCAGACCACCAGCAAAAGACTCCGCAGAGAAGTCCTAATAATAGCCCTACTCCTATTGTTGTTCCTTTTTTCATGTTAGTTTTCCTCCAATGCTTTGACTAATAAATCAGCGACATCTGCTGGCGACTGGGGGTTTTGTCCTGTAATCAAGCGTCCATCACGCACGGCATGGCTTGAGAAAAAACGACGTTTCGTAAACTGTGCACCCTGGCTTTTGAGCGTTGTTTCAGTCAAAAAAGGCACAAACTTGGTCGTTCGATTAAGAGCTTCCTCGGTATTGGTAAAGCCAGTCACATGACGTCCTTTGATAAGTGGTTCTCCATTTTCAGTTTTGAGATTGAGAAGCCCGACCACACCGTGACACACGGCTGTGACGTAACCGCCATTTTGGTAAATGCTCTCTGCAATTTTTTGAAGGGCTTGATTATCTGGAAAATCCCACATGACACCATGTCCACCTGTGTAGTAGATCGCCACATAATGGCTTGGGTCAATTGTGTCAACAGACAAGCTAGTAGCTAGAGCTATCTGTCTAAAGTCTTCATCATGATATAAAGCCCAGTCCGTCTCATCTGCAAAACGCAGGCTGTGGGGGTCAAGAGGCACATAACCACCCTTTGGACTGGCAAAATCAACGTCGTAGCCTGCACGGTGAATCTTGTCATAAAAATGAGTCAGCTCACTCAACCAAAGACCCGTTGCACGGTTTGTTGTAGCGTATTTTTCAACATTTGTCATCACAATTAAAATCTTTTTATTGCTCACGGTTTTCCTCCAAAATGACTTGCTTGACCAACTGAATCAACTCCTCCAATTGAGAAAGTGACGTCAGGTCAGAGTCTAAAAAATAGTAATTCTTCGTTCCCTCACGGCGTAGTCCAATGATTCCTGCCTCTTTTAAAATGCCTAAGTGATGAGATACAGCTGGTCGTGATAAATGCGTGTGCGCCGTAATCTCGCCCACGCGCACACCATGGCAGTCCAGCTTTAGCATGGTCATCACGATGTGTAACCTTGTTTCATTGCCCATAGCGAGTAGGCTGGACTTGCTTTTTTCAAACAAATCAGCAAGTTTTAACAGTTTTTCCATATCGTTTTATCTTTCGTTTAATTTTTTGAACAAACACAAGTCTAGCATAGCTATTTCTCAAAAACAAGAAAAAGAACCATTGGGAAAGAAAGTCTTTCCCAATAGCTTTAAGTTATTTTTTAGATTTATTACAAAACGTAAACAGTTCCATGTATTTTATATCTTTTTGCTCATGGGTAGTTACTTTTTTGCAAAAAAAGAGTATGATAGAAAGATAACTCGGAGGTAAATATGAAGATTATTGTTGTCGGTGGCGGCAAGGTGGGTACAGCACTTTGTCGCTCACTTGTCGGCGAAAAACATGATGTTATTCTCATTGAGGAAAAAGAAAGTGTCCTCAAGCGTGTCACTAAGCGCTATGATATCATGGGGATTGTCGGCAATGGTGCAAACTTTAAGATTTTAGAGCAGGCTGAGGTCAAAAATTGTGATATTTTCATTGCCCTCACCGATAAGGATGAGCTTAATATGATTGCGGCTGTTTTGGCTAAGAAAATGGGCGCCAAAGAAACCATTGTGCGTGTGCGTAATCCTGAATACTCAAACGCCTACTTTAAGGAAAAAAACTTCCTTGGCTACTCCATGATTGTCAATCCAGAGCTTTTATCAGCTCGTGCGATTGCCAATATCGTTGACTTTCCAAATGCCCTGTCTGTTGAGCACTTTGCTAATGGGCGTGTCATGCTGATGGAGTTTAAGATTTCTAAAAACAGTAAGCTCTCTGACCTGACCATGAGCCAGTTTAGAAAACGCTTTGGCAATATCGTCATTTGTGCTATTGAGCGTGAGGGACGCCTTCTCATCCCAAATGGTGAGGCGACTATCCAAGAGGGCGACACCATTTTTGTGACGGGAAATCGGATTGAGATGGTGCTTTTCCACAACTCCCTCAAATCCAAAATGGTTAACAGCATGATGTTGATTGGAGCAGGGCGGATTGCTTATTATCTGCTCAATCTCCTAAAAGACACGCACATCAAAGTCAAACTCATCGAGATTAACCGCCAACGTGCCGAACTCTTTAGTCAGGAGTTCCCAAATGTCAATATCGTCCTTGGTGACGGGACAGCAAAACCTATCCTCATGGAGGAAAACGTCACCCACTACGATGCAGTCGCTACCATGACAGGGGTCGATGAGGAAAATATCATCACGTCCATGTACCTAGAGTCGCTCGGTGTCAGCAAAAACATCACCAAGATTAACCGCACCAGTCTCTTAGAAATCATTGACCGCAAAGAGTTCTCAACCATCATCACGCCTAAGAACATCGCAGTGGATAGTATCATGCACTTCATCCGTGGGCGCTACAATGCTAAGGACTCTAACTTGGAGTCGCTCCACCACGTGGCAAATGGTCGCATTGAAGCACTGGAGTTTGAGATTACAGAGGCGACAAAGATTGTGGACAAGCCACTCTCTAGTCTCAAACTCAAGTCAGATATTCTGATTGCAGCTATCATCCGACATGGAAAAGCCATCTACCCAACAGGTGAGGACAAACTGCAATGTAATGACAAGATTGTCGTGATTACCCTCAAACAAAATATCACACAGCTGAGTGATTTGATTGCGAGGTAGAGTATGAATCGACATATGGTACGTTATCTTCTCTCAAAATTGCTCTTTATCGAGGCTGCGCTCTTAGTTGTGCCGCTGATTGTGGCGCTTATCTATCATGAGTCGCCTAAGATACTTTTGAGTATCCTTGCGACCATAGCTATTTTGCTAGTCATTGGAGCGATTGGAAATGGCTTTAAGCCTCGTGACCATCACATCTACACTCGTGAAGGAATGTTGATTGTCGCTCTTTGTTGGATTCTCTGGTCTTTCTTTGGAGCTTTGCCTTTTGTCTTTTCAGGGCAAATTCCAAATATCATTGACGCTTTTTTTGAGACCAGCTCAGGATTTACAACGACGGGGGCGACTATCTTGCCTGATGTGAGTGTGTTATCGCATTCGCTGCTTTTTTGGCGGAGCTTTACCCACCTCATCGGAGGGATGGGGGTGCTTGTTTTTGCCCTTGCCATTATGGAAAATAGCAAAAGCAGCTACCTTGAGGTCATGCGAGCTGAAGTGCCTGGTCCTGTTTTTGGTAAGGTCGTCTCTAAGCTAAAGGAAACCGCACAAATCCTCTACATTCTCTACTTGATTATGTTTGCCATTTTTACGGTTATCCTTATCTTTGAGGGCATGCCTGTCTTTGATAGTTTTGTGACTGCTATGGGAACGGCAGGGACTGGTGGCTTTGCTGTTTATAACGACAGTATAGCTCACTACAACAGCCCACTCATCACCAATACCGTGGCTATCGGTATGTTGGTCTTTGGGGTTAACTTTAACCTCTACTACCTGCTCTTACTTGGCAAACTCAAAGCTTTCTTTAAAGACGAGGAATTGCGCACTTACCTAGGTATCGTGCTTGTGGCAACAGCTCTGATTGCGCTCAATGTCCTTGGTATGTATGATAACTTCACAGACGGTTTAGAGAAGGTCTTCTTTGAAGTGTCAACCATCATCACAACAACTGGTTTTGGGATTACAGACCTTGCGCATTGGCCTTTATTCTCCCAATGTATCTTGCTTCTTTTGATGTTTATCGGAGGTTCAGCGGGCTCAACAGCTGGTGGGCTCAAGGTCATGCGGGCTTTGATTTTAGCCAAAATCTCACGCAACCACATCCTCTCAAACCTCTATCCTAACCGTGTGCTGTCTCTGCATATTAACGGCAGTGTCATTGACAAGGAAACACAGCACGGCGTGCTCAAGTATCTAACCATCTACGGAGCGATTTTCTTAGCACTTACTCTCTTTTTGAGCCTTGATAATAACAACTTCATGGTGGTGGTCAGCGCAGCAGCTTCTTGCTTTAACAATATCGGACCTATGCTAGGAACGACAGATACCTTTGCTATCTTTAGCCCCTTCTCAAAACTCCTGCTCTCCTTTGCCATGATTGCAGGGCGTCTTGAGATTTATCCTATCATTCTCTTGCTCCTACCTAGAACATGGTCTAAACTTTAAAAAAATAGCGTGTGTCATTGACACCGCTATTTTTGTGATCGTCTGAGTGTAAAATGGTCTGGGACAGGATCGTCTCCTCCCTTGACAAAAGGGTGGCAACGCAAAATGCGAGCAATTCCCATGACAAGTCCCTTTAAGCCGTGCTTTTGCAGCGCCTCAATCATGTAGGCTGAGCAGGTGGGACGATAGCGACAAGTCGCTGGAAAGGCTGGGGAAATGTAGCGCTGATAGAGCCTAACAAGCCAGATAAAAAAACGTGTTATCATTTATTGTTAATGGCTGCGTTGTGCAACTGACTGATTTCTTTTTTGCTTAATTTTCTAAACTCACCAGGTCGAAGCCCTGCCAAATCCAGCGTCCCAAAGCGAATGCGTGAAAGTTTGTCTACTAGAAGCCCCACTTCTTCAAACATTTTCTTGACTTGGTGATTGCGCCCTTCGTGGATAGTCAGCTCAACAACAGAACGATTTTTCTCTTTGTCCACCTTGACGATATGATAGTGAGCTGGCTTTGTTTTTCTACCATCAACCATAACCCCACGGGTCAAAGGACGCAGGTTCTCCTTGGTCGCAATACCCTTGACACGTGCCAGATAGACCTTGTCAATCTCATTTCTTGGGTGAATCATCTTGTCGGTAAAATCACCGTCATTCGTTAGAATAAGCAACCCAGACGTATCCCAATCGAGACGCCCAACAGGATAGATACGCTCTCTCACCTCAGGCAGCAAGTCCACGACGGTCTTACGTCCCTTTTCATCAGAGACACTTGAGATGACCCCACGAGGTTTGTTGAGCAGGTAGTAAACCTTTTCTTCATTATAGATAGGGCTGCCATCAATCTCGACACGGTCGCTTGCTTTGACTTGTGTGGCGAGATTGTCAACGACCGTACCATTGATAGTGACATGCCCGTTTTTGATTAGTTCTTCTGCATTTCTTCGGCTAGCAACACCAGCATGTGCGATGTATTTGTTTATTCTCATTCTTGTTCTTCCCTTTCGTCTTCTTCGAGATTAAAAAGTGTCAACTCTTGGTCAACCAACTGGATATTAGAAGCGTCTACTAACTCATCTAGGTGATTGATTCCCATATAATCGAGAAAATAATCCGTCGTTGCATAGAGTTTTGGACGTCCAATAACTTCTTTTTTGCCTATTTCCTTAATCAATCCAAAGGCTTGCAGTTTGCTAATGGCACCGCTCGAGTTGACCCCTCGAATGGCGTCCACTTCAATGCGGGTAATCGGCTGCTTGTAGGCAATAATCGAGAGCACCTCAAGACTAGCTCGTGACAAGGTTTGATTGATTGGTGAGCTGGCAAAATCCCTAAGCAAGTCTGAAAAACTGTCCTTTGTCACCAGCTTGTAGGTCTGTGAGGTCTCTAACAAGCAAAGACTAGAGTTTTCATCCTTTTCATAACGACTCGCTAATTTTTCCAGCTGCTGTGTGAGTGCTGTCGGTGTCAGCTCTAATAGCTCCGCTAACTGGCGTAAACTAAGCCCATCCTCACCTGCCACAAAAAGAAGTGCCTCTAATTGTGCTAAATAATTCATCTCGCCTTTATACCTTTTCTGTTTTATTTTCCTTAGGAAGTGCTAGGTAAATCTTACCAAAGTTTTCAGACTGCTTGACATCTACTTGCTGCAGCTTTATCAGCTCAAGCGTCGCTAAAAAGAGTGTAATCATCTCGTTTTTTTGCTGGCATGTCTCAAAAATTTCTTGCAAGCAGAGCTTTTGTTGACCGCCTAAGCGATACAGAAGATCCTCCATCATGTCCTCAATGCGATAGTCATCTCGCTCAACGACCGTATGCTGCTGCATAAGCGTCTCTTGCCGACTCGCCATGACCTTTGAAAAAGTCAAAAACAAATCCATGATGGTCTTGTCATGCGCTAGCGTCGTCTCCTCAAAGATGAGTTCTTGCTTGGGTTTGGAGTAAAATTGAGCTCGCTTATCGTGTTGCTTACCAAGTTCTTCGCTTAGCTCTTTAAACTTGCGATACTCCTCAATCTGACTGAGCAGCTCCTGCTCCAAATCCTCCTCATCAGGGAGATTTTCAACAACCGTGGGCAATAGCTTCTGACTCTTTATCAGCATGAGCTGGCTTGCCATAACCATATATTCGCTGGCAATTTCTAGTCGCATGGCTTTGAGTGTAGCGATGTAAGCCAGATACTGCTCGATAATCTCCACAATCGGAACATCGTAAATATCCACTTCGTATTTTGAAACAAGATGAAGAAGAAGATCCAGCGGACCTTCAAAATCTTTTAGCTTAATATCCATTAAAAATATTTCTCCAGTGTCACTGCGCTTTTCAGTCCTAACTGCTGTGCGATTTCTTGTGCTGTCTTTCCAGCAGCTTTTTCACCCAAGATATACTGTGTACGAAGCGACTGAGCCGTTTCATTTGCTAGACCAATCGTCTCCAAATAAGCGCTCAATTTTTTAAAGTACCACTGCCTTGAGTAAGGTTTCCCTTTATGAGAAAAGAGATAGCCTGTGTTTACCAGTTTTTTTTCAAGACAGCTAACCAAGGGCTTAGGCAACTTGACAATACGTACACAGTCCTTTTTCTCAAGACGGATAATGCCAAACTCAAGGTCAATTCTCTCACTATCAAGGCGGGCAATTTCAGTCGGTGTCAGCCCCAACTCTATCATTAACAGCGCTATCAACTGACCATCTGTATCAGAAGTATCAGCGTAAAAGAGAGATTTGTCTAAAAGCTGCGGCTGCTTTGTGAGCTGAGGAGAGCTCGCTTGAGAGGCGACATGAAACTTATAAGCGTAATCAAGAACTCCCTCCCTGTACAAGAACCATAAAAACTGATTGAGCGTGGATTGTCTTCGCTTTTTGACAGCTGGTGACTTGGTCGAAAGCTTTTGCTCGTAGAGACGCAATTTTTCAAATATCAGTTGATTATCAACATCTTCTAAAAACTGCTTGATGTCGTAGCGATAGTTCATTTGCGAATTTTGCGACAAACGCTTGTGCGCTAAAAAGTCATCTAACCAGTCAGTCAGTTTCTTTTGGGATGAGGTCATAGTCGTTGGTAAAGTCATGAAGCAGGCTGTTAACAGCTTTTAGGATAGATTTTCGTGTGATAATCCCTTGAAAGACACCCTCGTCATCCACAACAGGCAAGAAAGGATAATCCACAAGCTTGTGCATAATCTCAGTCAAGTCAGCGTCCTTATGCAAAGGCTCAATCTTGGTATTGACCATAGGCGCAATGTCACTGCCAGTCACTTCCCAGTCTGACAAGTGGTGTTTAGCCTTATAGCTTAGCATATCAGCTATACTAATCGTCCCCACGTAAACCTTGTCTTTTGTGATAACAGGGACACGTGATAAGCCATTAGCACTCAAAACCAGCATAACATGGTCTGCGTTGTGGGTATCAATAAAAATCGCCAGCTCATCCGCAGGAATCAGATAGTGCTCCAAATGTTTTAATAGAAAATCTTCAAACGGTTTTGCAATCATCGTGTAAACTCCTGTGATAATTGTGGGTATAGCTCATGGTTGCGGGTGTAAAAGTCTACTTTTATGGTCGTATCTGTCACTGTAACAAGAGCGTAGAGTTTTTCCATCACATCACCTCGTGGCTGCAAGACACTTCCTGGATTGATAAAGACAATGTCCTCCATGCGCCAAGCACTAGCTCTATGCAAATGCCCATATAAACAAATATCAGCGCCAGCCTCTTGGGCAAATAAATCCAGTCTATCCCACATAAAGTTAATCTGATAGAGATGTCCATGGGTCTGTGCAATCGTTATCCCATTAAGCTCGACGA encodes:
- a CDS encoding transposase, producing the protein MRRYLDVLACFPNTPIVYIDETGIDTYLYRHKARAPRGEKVYDKVSGRRFERISVVAGQIGSKIIAPLLYHGTMTAELFIKWYQEQLLPSLIEPHVIIMDNAAFHPKKQLDELAVAKGHYFLPLPPYSPELNPIEQFWATLKRKVTELLRTGRSVQSALEYYFKTK
- a CDS encoding IS30 family transposase, encoding MKNKHLTLSDRNDIQIGIEQLKTFSAIAAKLGKDPSTISKEVRRNKVIKENSSTSNCEACPLLKKAPYVCNACPKKRSNCGYQKQFYYAKRAQLDYEAKLSESRTGVALNKEEFYKMDAIVSSAIQKGQHLNHIIASNELSASRASIYRYLEKGYLSTKPIDFPRVVKFRKRRTRKLQPIPKAAKEGWSYADFQRFLTEKGISYWLEMDTVTGRIGGKVLLTFNLSFCNFIFARLLDNKTANEVAKHLYAIKNALHQKDMSFCELFPVILTDNGGEFARVDDIEMDVRGESKLFFCDPNRSDQKGRIEKNHTLIRDILPKGTSFDNLTQDDINLVCSHVNSVKRASFNGKSAYELFTFTYGEEVATLLGISKIDPENVIQSPRLLDK
- a CDS encoding IS110 family transposase, whose protein sequence is MRSVFGIDVSKASSEVAILVNGEKVHSYTMANDAIGFSRLLGDLKTVHKPEIIFEATGVYSRRLQAFLDEHSYAYTRLNPLEAKKQLDSLRVRKTDQIDAEKLAQSQFVLNRKPTYVQEEVYQELRDLSRFYQNLTEDIVRAKNRLHKVLQVTFPEIETVLSKPTGEQYWNLVTAFPCKDFVLELSKDELLESIRQSTSKRISDKRVAYLAKKLTALANQSYCAVKKTSPILEEVRYYAKELLRLSERRQAVLDQMVELAQPLPEYDILLSIPGIAETTATSIIGELGDIRRFQSTNQINAFIGIDLRHYESGNFLAKEHITKRGNPYARKILFKCIHNVASASHTNPCHIADFYEKRKRQSQTTSTKPHTIASIHRLIRTMYYLITHNKLYDYRSTQNQ
- a CDS encoding IS30 family transposase: MSTNHSTKKSLYSHLSASERGEISAYLKMGKKTSEIARLLGRHRSTISREIKRGSVSQVQDKNGKRIYSTVYFPDSGQRVYEINRRKSAYHKLSYCSQTFFKELEKALKTKPRCHSVDSFVQTYREKHPLEVIPSTKTVYRYIKDGLLRVKPIDLPKMVCIRKRSKVRPKATKKILGKSIEERPETITNRSEFGHWEIDLVLGKKTKGEAVVMTLVERQTRFAIAVKLANKQAKTINRAVKSLLSQYPIRSITSDNGSEFSSLSDLKGVEVYFAHPYASHERGTNENFNGLLREFLPKGVSLNSLTTEELNHYVSAINDRPRRLHKYKTANILFGLAQTA
- a CDS encoding type 1 glutamine amidotransferase domain-containing protein, which gives rise to MTNVEKYATTNRATGLWLSELTHFYDKIHRAGYDVDFASPKGGYVPLDPHSLRFADETDWALYHDEDFRQIALATSLSVDTIDPSHYVAIYYTGGHGVMWDFPDNQALQKIAESIYQNGGYVTAVCHGVVGLLNLKTENGEPLIKGRHVTGFTNTEEALNRTTKFVPFLTETTLKSQGAQFTKRRFFSSHAVRDGRLITGQNPQSPADVADLLVKALEEN
- a CDS encoding ArsR/SmtB family transcription factor, encoding MEKLLKLADLFEKSKSSLLAMGNETRLHIVMTMLKLDCHGVRVGEITAHTHLSRPAVSHHLGILKEAGIIGLRREGTKNYYFLDSDLTSLSQLEELIQLVKQVILEENREQ
- the trkA gene encoding Trk system potassium transporter TrkA, with product MKIIVVGGGKVGTALCRSLVGEKHDVILIEEKESVLKRVTKRYDIMGIVGNGANFKILEQAEVKNCDIFIALTDKDELNMIAAVLAKKMGAKETIVRVRNPEYSNAYFKEKNFLGYSMIVNPELLSARAIANIVDFPNALSVEHFANGRVMLMEFKISKNSKLSDLTMSQFRKRFGNIVICAIEREGRLLIPNGEATIQEGDTIFVTGNRIEMVLFHNSLKSKMVNSMMLIGAGRIAYYLLNLLKDTHIKVKLIEINRQRAELFSQEFPNVNIVLGDGTAKPILMEENVTHYDAVATMTGVDEENIITSMYLESLGVSKNITKINRTSLLEIIDRKEFSTIITPKNIAVDSIMHFIRGRYNAKDSNLESLHHVANGRIEALEFEITEATKIVDKPLSSLKLKSDILIAAIIRHGKAIYPTGEDKLQCNDKIVVITLKQNITQLSDLIAR